One genomic region from Bradyrhizobium icense encodes:
- a CDS encoding TlpA disulfide reductase family protein, with protein sequence MVRTESLSPPINAYSWLRSPPLTSFEPGSVYAVEFWAAWWMPCMAAMSHLVLRQEKYKDGGLQVVGVAAHERARTADDARTKLTTWLTKNLPNLNYRIAFDYTQEMNKLWVDPSFPCESPTSFVVHRDGYIAFMGHAMQLDDVLPKVLDGIWRASDGS encoded by the coding sequence ATGGTGCGTACGGAGTCACTTTCTCCTCCGATCAACGCGTACAGCTGGCTGCGCAGCCCGCCCCTCACGAGCTTCGAGCCCGGGAGCGTGTACGCCGTCGAATTTTGGGCAGCTTGGTGGATGCCATGTATGGCGGCGATGTCCCATCTGGTACTACGGCAAGAGAAATACAAAGACGGCGGACTTCAGGTTGTCGGAGTCGCAGCTCATGAACGCGCTCGAACGGCGGACGATGCCCGAACCAAGCTGACCACGTGGTTGACGAAAAATCTTCCTAATCTGAACTATCGGATCGCGTTCGACTACACGCAGGAAATGAACAAACTTTGGGTGGACCCCAGCTTTCCTTGCGAGAGTCCCACCTCGTTCGTGGTCCACCGTGACGGCTACATCGCCTTTATGGGTCATGCGATGCAACTGGATGACGTTTTGCCGAAAGTTCTCGACGGCATCTGGCGCGCCAGCGATGGTAGCTAA
- a CDS encoding aspartate aminotransferase family protein, translated as MTVEDAKALSVAMMTDLFKTHINPGQLHFMKLLGFHKVKVERAEGMYYYDQDGRKILDFFGGFGSLALGHNHPRIIAARNKFQDEKRHEIAIAFMSQYAAALAHNLAACSPGDLDMVFFGSSGSEAMEAALKLAERATGPARPKTVYAENSFHGKTKGTLAVTDGKLYRAEFCLNDNTVRVPFGDIGAVESAFHSDPQIGAIVLETIQGGGGIIQAPAEYWQKLRKLCDQYGVIWVADEVQSGFGRACRFYAFENYGVVPDITTLAKSLGGGKSAMAAMIARRDVYMKAYGTPKTAMIHAQATFGGIGEACITAVEAINVLYDENLIENSAETGAYLLDRLRALQAKYPKIIKEVRGRGLMIGIEFQDFSQTLPAVLRPVVGMLDDKLKGSLSGFVGALLLRDYDVLVAFTEYNRNVIRLEPPLICTRDHVDTFIHALDSLLARGIISIVKDFVKSQVG; from the coding sequence ATGACGGTGGAGGACGCCAAGGCGCTGTCCGTCGCCATGATGACGGACCTCTTCAAGACCCACATCAATCCCGGCCAACTGCACTTCATGAAGCTGCTCGGCTTCCACAAGGTGAAGGTCGAGCGCGCCGAGGGCATGTATTACTACGACCAGGACGGTCGGAAGATACTCGATTTCTTCGGCGGGTTCGGCTCTCTGGCGCTCGGCCACAACCATCCGCGCATCATCGCGGCGCGGAATAAATTCCAGGACGAGAAGCGGCACGAGATTGCGATCGCCTTTATGTCGCAGTATGCGGCGGCGCTTGCGCACAACCTCGCTGCCTGCTCGCCGGGCGACCTCGACATGGTGTTCTTCGGCTCCTCAGGCTCGGAGGCCATGGAAGCCGCGCTCAAGCTCGCCGAGCGCGCGACGGGGCCGGCTCGGCCGAAGACCGTCTATGCCGAGAACTCCTTCCACGGGAAGACCAAGGGAACGCTCGCCGTCACTGACGGCAAGCTCTATCGCGCCGAGTTCTGTCTCAACGACAACACGGTGCGCGTACCGTTCGGTGATATCGGCGCGGTGGAGAGCGCCTTCCACTCCGACCCGCAGATCGGCGCGATCGTGCTCGAGACGATCCAGGGCGGCGGAGGCATCATCCAGGCGCCCGCCGAATACTGGCAGAAGCTGCGTAAGCTCTGCGACCAGTACGGCGTGATCTGGGTCGCCGACGAGGTACAAAGCGGCTTCGGCCGTGCCTGCCGGTTCTATGCCTTCGAGAATTACGGCGTGGTGCCGGACATCACGACGCTGGCGAAGTCGCTCGGTGGCGGCAAGAGCGCCATGGCCGCGATGATCGCCAGGCGCGATGTCTACATGAAGGCCTACGGCACGCCGAAGACGGCCATGATCCATGCCCAGGCCACCTTCGGGGGCATCGGCGAAGCATGCATCACCGCGGTCGAGGCGATCAACGTTCTTTATGACGAGAACCTGATCGAGAATTCCGCCGAGACCGGCGCCTACCTGCTCGACCGACTGCGCGCGCTGCAGGCGAAATATCCGAAGATCATCAAGGAGGTCCGGGGCAGGGGCCTGATGATCGGCATCGAGTTCCAAGACTTCAGCCAGACATTGCCGGCGGTGCTGCGGCCGGTGGTCGGCATGCTCGACGATAAACTGAAGGGCTCGCTGTCCGGCTTCGTGGGGGCGCTGCTCCTGCGCGACTACGATGTACTGGTGGCCTTCACCGAATACAACCGCAATGTCATCCGGCTCGAGCCGCCGCTGATCTGCACGCGCGACCATGTCGACACCTTCATCCATGCACTCGATAGCCTTCTCGCACGCGGCATCATCTCTATCGTGAAGGATTTCGTGAAGAGCCAGGTCGGCTGA
- a CDS encoding NAD-dependent epimerase/dehydratase family protein, whose translation MRHIIFGGDGFVGRHLAPKLLADGEEVVVADINKSDLPHYGKVRFVRCDVTDPASVSAVGIKSDDMVYNLSAKMLSPIQVRAKRHEFFWPVNYHGTEHIILAMAKVDAPWLVHFTTDMIYGHTVVYPMTEEHPVGPLGEYGLSKRKTEELAEEWRTRGMRMSLFRPRLIIGPGRLGILEKLFKLIDWNLPVPMIGSGKNPYQFISVFDCAEAARLAWKANVPNEAYNLGSLNPPPVRKLLGDLIRHAGSKSFLLPTPVWAVKRTLDLLDLVNMPLMDPEQYLIADEMCVLDVNKGKRDLGWVPQYRDEDMLIAAYSEYRAKKDGKAVAPPEHVPAE comes from the coding sequence ATGAGACACATCATTTTCGGCGGGGACGGCTTTGTCGGCCGCCACCTAGCCCCGAAGCTGCTGGCCGATGGCGAGGAAGTCGTCGTCGCCGACATCAACAAGAGTGACCTGCCACATTACGGCAAGGTACGTTTCGTGCGCTGCGACGTGACCGATCCTGCTTCGGTCTCGGCGGTTGGCATCAAGTCCGACGACATGGTCTACAACTTGTCGGCCAAGATGCTGTCGCCAATCCAGGTGCGCGCCAAGCGGCACGAGTTCTTTTGGCCGGTCAACTATCACGGCACGGAGCACATCATTCTGGCCATGGCGAAGGTGGATGCGCCGTGGCTGGTCCATTTCACGACCGACATGATCTACGGCCACACCGTCGTCTATCCGATGACCGAGGAGCATCCGGTCGGGCCGCTCGGCGAATACGGCCTTTCGAAGCGGAAGACCGAGGAACTGGCAGAAGAATGGCGCACGCGCGGCATGCGCATGTCGCTGTTCCGGCCGCGCCTGATCATCGGCCCTGGCCGGCTCGGTATCCTGGAGAAGCTGTTCAAGCTGATTGACTGGAACCTTCCGGTGCCGATGATCGGCTCGGGCAAGAACCCCTACCAGTTCATCTCCGTCTTCGACTGCGCAGAGGCCGCGCGGCTCGCCTGGAAAGCGAACGTGCCAAACGAGGCCTACAATCTCGGCTCGCTCAACCCACCACCGGTGCGCAAGCTGCTTGGCGACTTGATTAGGCACGCAGGCTCGAAATCGTTCTTGCTGCCGACACCCGTCTGGGCGGTGAAGCGCACGCTCGACCTGCTCGATCTCGTCAACATGCCGCTGATGGACCCCGAGCAGTATCTGATCGCCGACGAGATGTGCGTACTCGACGTCAACAAGGGCAAGCGGGACCTGGGCTGGGTGCCGCAATACCGCGACGAGGACATGCTGATCGCCGCCTACAGCGAATACCGCGCCAAGAAAGACGGCAAGGCCGTCGCCCCGCCCGAACACGTTCCGGCCGAGTAA
- a CDS encoding transporter codes for MKYIGFILFTVLTNAAAQLMLKYGMVQLGPLSFASVNPILKILQIVFSPWVFLGLSTFVISMASHLYVLSKVELSFAYPFLSLAYVAVAAFAYVMFREDLNAFRIAGIGFICIGTVLIAQSGGSHAETTTPETVKTSELAR; via the coding sequence ATGAAATATATCGGCTTCATACTCTTTACGGTTCTGACGAACGCCGCCGCACAGCTCATGCTGAAATACGGCATGGTGCAGCTCGGGCCGCTATCCTTCGCCAGCGTCAACCCGATCCTGAAGATCCTGCAGATCGTGTTCAGCCCGTGGGTCTTCCTTGGCCTCTCCACCTTCGTCATCTCAATGGCCTCGCACCTCTACGTCTTGTCCAAGGTGGAGCTGTCGTTCGCCTATCCGTTCCTCAGCCTGGCGTATGTGGCGGTGGCGGCGTTCGCCTATGTCATGTTCCGCGAGGACCTCAACGCGTTCCGCATCGCTGGCATCGGCTTCATCTGCATCGGCACCGTGCTGATCGCCCAGAGCGGCGGCAGCCATGCGGAGACCACTACTCCTGAAACCGTCAAGACAAGCGAGCTCGCACGATGA
- a CDS encoding FAD-binding oxidoreductase has product MSSHRSFGLINPAAPKVLGPEAAIALLKTGTAEPGSLLAYGNGRSYGDSCLNGQGAVVDMCSMNRILAFDPATGMIEAEAGVLLSDIIAHVAPHGFFPAVVPGTQFVTLGGGIANDIHGKNHHRRGTFGCYVEALTLLTSDGQTHRLKRRSKSRLFVATIGGMGLTGLILSATVRLMRVPSLDIEEEITPFRGLDEYFDLAEAADAANEYAVAWTDQLATGRREGRGLLITGNHAEYGAHKAGAAGKLLGVPFRIPVSVLNRPFLKLFNSAYCWKKKACGKHKTGYQGFFFPLDGVADWNRLYGPKGLYQHQSVIPEGEARTTIPALLAAAREAGHGSFLTVLKRFGGVASPGLISFPRPGYTLTLDFPNRGAETLALMERLDRITVESGGAVNPYKDARMAPEVFAASFPAWRNLEANRDPAFLSDFWRRTAMRLSTKAARVLAAERRNSGGTRKTRTHSN; this is encoded by the coding sequence ATGAGCTCCCATCGTAGCTTCGGCCTGATCAATCCGGCCGCGCCGAAAGTGCTCGGCCCCGAAGCCGCGATTGCGCTGCTGAAGACTGGCACGGCGGAACCCGGTTCGCTGCTCGCGTATGGCAACGGCCGCAGCTACGGTGACAGCTGCCTCAACGGCCAGGGCGCGGTGGTCGACATGTGCTCGATGAACCGTATCCTCGCCTTCGATCCCGCGACCGGGATGATCGAGGCCGAAGCAGGCGTGTTGCTATCGGACATCATTGCCCACGTCGCGCCGCACGGCTTCTTTCCGGCGGTCGTTCCTGGAACGCAGTTCGTTACGCTGGGAGGCGGGATCGCCAACGATATCCACGGCAAGAACCATCATCGTCGCGGCACCTTCGGCTGTTATGTCGAGGCGCTGACGCTGCTCACCTCTGACGGACAAACCCACCGCCTGAAGCGGCGCTCGAAGTCCCGGCTCTTTGTGGCGACCATCGGCGGTATGGGGCTGACCGGCCTGATCCTCTCGGCCACCGTGCGCCTGATGCGCGTGCCCTCGCTCGACATTGAGGAGGAGATCACGCCTTTCCGCGGCCTTGATGAATATTTCGATCTCGCCGAGGCGGCCGATGCCGCCAACGAGTATGCTGTTGCCTGGACCGACCAGCTGGCCACCGGCCGGCGAGAAGGGCGCGGGCTGTTGATCACCGGCAACCATGCCGAATACGGCGCGCATAAGGCGGGCGCCGCGGGAAAGCTGCTCGGCGTTCCGTTCCGGATCCCGGTGAGCGTGCTTAACCGCCCGTTCCTGAAACTGTTCAACAGCGCCTATTGCTGGAAGAAGAAGGCGTGTGGCAAGCACAAGACCGGCTACCAGGGCTTCTTCTTCCCGCTCGACGGCGTAGCCGACTGGAACCGGCTCTACGGGCCGAAAGGGCTCTACCAACACCAGAGCGTCATTCCGGAAGGAGAGGCACGCACGACCATTCCGGCTCTGCTCGCCGCGGCGCGAGAGGCCGGCCACGGCTCCTTCCTCACGGTGCTCAAGCGTTTCGGCGGCGTCGCCTCGCCAGGGCTCATCTCATTCCCAAGACCGGGCTACACGCTGACGCTGGATTTTCCGAACCGCGGAGCCGAGACGCTCGCGCTCATGGAGCGGCTCGACCGGATCACTGTCGAATCCGGCGGCGCGGTAAACCCCTACAAGGACGCACGGATGGCGCCGGAGGTCTTCGCCGCCTCGTTTCCGGCCTGGCGCAACCTCGAGGCGAATCGCGATCCTGCCTTTCTGTCCGATTTCTGGCGGCGCACGGCGATGCGGCTGTCGACGAAGGCAGCCAGGGTGCTCGCGGCAGAGCGAAGGAATTCGGGTGGAACACGCAAAACGCGAACTCATTCAAATTGA